Proteins encoded by one window of Lacipirellulaceae bacterium:
- a CDS encoding LysR family transcriptional regulator yields MQIKNMKVFCDVVERRSFSQAADDNDISQSTASNMVLQLEERLGVALLDRSTRPFELTPEGECYYQGCEQIVKHYEDLEEEVRTLSDAKARSLVVASIYSAGLHHLNELWPQFREANPRASLKLKTLNPQEVYECVESGKSELGLMSFPKATDSLDIEIWYEEPMVAVVPPSSPLSEKEEIHLSELAGEPFIAFDTKLALRRAVDRRLREEGVKVEIAHEFDNIENVKKDIEHGAGVSLLPELTVREEIALGTLAMARIAGEPLTRPLGFVFRRDRPRSELAQQFVALLNKNIEQLNQPAEQLQKKALAEPA; encoded by the coding sequence GTGCAAATCAAGAACATGAAAGTCTTCTGTGATGTGGTCGAGCGTCGCAGCTTTTCGCAAGCTGCCGATGACAACGACATTTCGCAATCGACCGCCAGCAATATGGTCTTGCAGCTTGAAGAACGTTTGGGAGTTGCCCTGCTCGATCGCTCAACGCGACCGTTTGAGCTGACTCCCGAGGGTGAGTGTTATTACCAAGGATGCGAACAGATCGTGAAACATTACGAGGACCTCGAAGAGGAGGTTCGCACATTAAGTGATGCAAAGGCACGCAGCTTGGTGGTTGCTTCGATTTACTCTGCAGGCTTACATCACTTAAACGAACTGTGGCCACAGTTCCGAGAAGCCAACCCCCGCGCCTCGCTGAAGCTAAAGACGCTGAATCCCCAAGAAGTCTACGAGTGCGTCGAGTCCGGCAAGAGCGAACTTGGCTTGATGAGCTTCCCGAAAGCTACCGACAGTTTGGATATCGAGATTTGGTACGAAGAACCGATGGTGGCCGTCGTGCCGCCGAGTTCACCATTGTCCGAGAAGGAAGAGATCCATTTGAGCGAACTCGCTGGTGAACCGTTTATCGCCTTTGACACGAAGCTCGCCCTGCGAAGGGCCGTGGATCGACGCCTTCGCGAAGAGGGCGTGAAAGTCGAGATCGCGCACGAGTTTGACAATATCGAGAATGTGAAAAAGGACATTGAGCACGGCGCCGGCGTGAGCCTGCTCCCCGAACTGACGGTTCGCGAAGAGATTGCCCTTGGCACCCTCGCTATGGCTCGAATCGCTGGTGAGCCACTGACGCGCCCCTTGGGTTTCGTCTTCCGCCGCGATCGTCCGCGGAGCGAACTGGCCCAGCAGTTTGTCGCCTTGCTCAATAAAAACATCGAGCAACTCAATCAACCTGCCGAGCAATTGCAGAAGAAGGCATTGGCAGAGCCCGCATAG
- a CDS encoding glutamate synthase-related protein — protein sequence MKNSYPSQRRQLTSLPEKHGLYDPANEHDACGVGFIAHIKGERSHQIVVDSEDLLRRMDHRGACGCEANTGDGAGIMTALPHEFLQKVVKADLGVELPEPGKFAVGNVFLPQIDAEREKCKAAVELIVKEEGQQFIGWRIVPTEVEKADIGPTAKAAEPVVEQLVIAAGDGLEGEAFERQVYMIRKRASNQLRADESMEQSKMFYICSLSTKVIIYKGMLTTDQLYLYYPDLKDPDYKSHLAMVHSRFATNTFPSWDRAQPLRFMSHNGEINTLRGNSNWMKARQGVVESDLFKKELSKLFPVVEPDCSDSGTFDNVLEFLLMTGRTLQESVMMMVPEAWQNHATMSEQKRAFYEYNSALMEPWDGPASIVFTDGHYIGATLDRNGLRPSRYYITHDDRVIMASEVGVVDVEPDNVKAKGRLQPGKMFLVDFEQGRLIPDEELKSTIASERPYGDWLKKQRIDLNTLRPDEEPHGYTSKTLLERMQAFGYTIETMTFMLLPMIKVLKDPIGSMGNDSCLAVLSDKPRMLYDYFKQLFAQVTNPAIDSIREEVIMSLECFIGPEQNLLETTEKHARRLRLPHPILSNEQLAALKHIQSNSETGRGWRTQTIDITWPRIEGKLGMQKALDRICAEAEKAVDEGFSLIVLSDRETKHNRVPLSSLLATGAVHHHLVKQAKRTRIGILVESGEAREVHHHCLLIGYGADAINPYLAFEALWYARREGLLDVGEENIPDEEDGEGEEHPTLDASSEGETIDPVTEEDHELVAKYRKAVAKGMLKVMAKIGISTLQSYKGAQIFEALGLKDEIIDRCFTGTASRVQGVSFEALAEEAMRRHALGYPEKQASKLTVLPNPGEFHWRANGERHMWDPQAIADIQVAARAGSKDAYARFAKHINADSRTRCQLRGLLTFKEKANGGPIDISEVQPASEIVKRFCTGAMSFGSISAESHETLAIAMNRLGGKSNTGEGGEDPKRWTPDENGDSRRSAIKQVASGRFGVTINYLTNADELQIKISQGAKPGEGGELPGRKVDENIARIRYSTPGVGLISPPPHHDIYSIEDLKQLIHDLKNANRASRISVKLVSEVGVGTIASGVAKGYADHILISGDGGGTGASPLTSIKHAGLPWELGIAETHQTLVMNDLRSRVVLQTDGGLKTGRDVVIAAMLGAEEFGFSTAPLITMGCIMMRKCHLNTCPVGIATQDPELRKKFSGKPEHVVNYLFMVAEEARTLMAELGFRTIDEMVGRVDCLNTDEAIEHWKADGLDLTGLLTPAKKPYPEAGTYCTQGQDHGLDKSLDITKLLDLAKPALERGEKVREEVEIVNTNRTVGTILSNEIAKKYGHDLLPDDTIHFKINGPAGQSFGAFLAKGVTLELEGDANDYVGKGLSGGRIVIYPPKNSSFTAEEQILVGNVCLYGATSGEAFFRGRAAERFCVRNSGARTVIEGVGDHGCEYMTGGRVVILGPTGRNFAAGMSGGVAYVHAPDRDAFRINCNLGLVELEDVIDEEDIAELRGLIEQHHDETESPVAGDLLSRWDEALSEFVKVMPTDYKRVLQERKAAEQKVPEAVV from the coding sequence ATGAAGAATTCCTACCCCTCGCAACGACGCCAACTTACTTCTCTGCCCGAGAAGCACGGCCTCTATGACCCTGCCAATGAGCATGATGCCTGTGGCGTCGGTTTTATCGCGCACATCAAGGGCGAGCGCAGCCATCAGATCGTGGTCGACTCGGAGGACCTCCTCCGTCGGATGGATCACCGTGGAGCCTGCGGTTGCGAAGCAAACACGGGCGACGGTGCGGGCATCATGACCGCCCTGCCCCACGAGTTCCTGCAAAAGGTCGTCAAAGCCGATCTAGGCGTCGAACTCCCCGAGCCGGGCAAGTTTGCCGTGGGAAATGTCTTCCTACCGCAGATCGACGCGGAACGTGAAAAGTGCAAAGCGGCAGTCGAGCTGATCGTTAAGGAAGAAGGCCAGCAATTCATCGGTTGGCGCATAGTTCCTACCGAAGTGGAAAAAGCCGACATCGGTCCCACAGCCAAAGCGGCTGAGCCGGTCGTCGAGCAACTGGTGATTGCCGCAGGTGATGGCTTGGAGGGCGAAGCCTTCGAACGTCAGGTTTACATGATTCGCAAACGGGCGAGCAACCAGCTTCGCGCCGACGAGTCGATGGAGCAGTCGAAGATGTTCTACATCTGCTCGCTCTCGACCAAGGTGATCATCTACAAGGGGATGCTCACCACGGATCAGCTCTACCTCTACTATCCCGACCTGAAAGACCCAGACTACAAGAGCCATCTGGCGATGGTCCACTCGCGGTTCGCTACGAATACGTTCCCCTCTTGGGACCGCGCACAGCCGCTGCGTTTCATGAGCCACAACGGCGAGATCAACACGCTCCGCGGCAACAGCAACTGGATGAAAGCTCGTCAGGGCGTGGTCGAGAGCGACCTTTTCAAGAAAGAGCTCTCCAAGCTCTTCCCAGTTGTTGAGCCAGACTGCAGCGACTCAGGCACGTTCGATAATGTCCTTGAATTCTTGCTGATGACCGGTCGCACGCTGCAAGAGTCCGTCATGATGATGGTCCCCGAGGCGTGGCAGAATCACGCCACGATGAGCGAGCAGAAGCGAGCCTTTTACGAGTACAATTCCGCGCTAATGGAACCGTGGGACGGCCCCGCTTCGATCGTATTCACCGATGGTCACTACATCGGCGCGACACTCGACCGCAATGGCCTTCGTCCTTCGCGTTACTACATTACTCACGACGACCGCGTCATCATGGCCAGCGAAGTCGGTGTCGTCGACGTCGAGCCGGACAACGTGAAAGCCAAGGGCCGCCTGCAGCCCGGCAAAATGTTCTTGGTCGACTTCGAGCAAGGTCGCCTCATCCCCGATGAGGAACTCAAAAGCACGATCGCCAGCGAACGGCCCTACGGCGATTGGCTCAAAAAGCAGCGGATCGACCTCAACACGCTCCGCCCCGATGAGGAGCCGCATGGCTACACCAGCAAGACGCTGCTCGAACGGATGCAGGCCTTTGGTTACACCATCGAAACGATGACCTTCATGCTGCTGCCGATGATCAAGGTCCTCAAAGACCCAATCGGCTCGATGGGCAACGATAGCTGCTTGGCGGTCCTCTCCGACAAGCCACGGATGCTGTATGACTACTTCAAGCAGCTCTTCGCTCAAGTGACCAACCCGGCGATCGATTCGATTCGCGAAGAGGTGATCATGTCGCTGGAGTGCTTCATCGGCCCCGAGCAAAACCTGCTGGAAACCACGGAAAAGCACGCCCGTCGACTCCGCCTGCCGCACCCGATTCTCTCCAACGAACAACTGGCCGCGCTCAAGCATATTCAATCCAACTCAGAAACCGGCCGCGGCTGGCGTACCCAGACCATCGACATCACTTGGCCGCGGATTGAGGGCAAGCTCGGCATGCAGAAGGCACTCGATCGCATCTGCGCCGAAGCGGAAAAGGCCGTTGATGAGGGCTTCTCGTTGATCGTCCTCTCCGACCGCGAGACGAAGCACAACCGCGTGCCGCTCAGTTCGCTGTTGGCCACGGGAGCCGTGCATCATCACCTAGTCAAGCAAGCCAAGCGGACACGCATCGGTATCCTGGTCGAAAGTGGCGAAGCCCGCGAGGTGCATCACCATTGTTTGCTGATCGGGTACGGTGCAGACGCGATCAATCCTTACCTCGCCTTTGAAGCCCTCTGGTACGCCCGACGCGAAGGGCTACTCGACGTGGGCGAAGAGAACATCCCTGACGAAGAGGACGGTGAGGGAGAAGAGCACCCCACGCTTGATGCCTCCTCCGAGGGCGAGACGATCGATCCCGTCACCGAGGAAGATCACGAGCTCGTCGCCAAGTATCGCAAAGCCGTTGCCAAGGGGATGCTCAAGGTGATGGCCAAGATCGGCATCAGCACGCTACAGAGCTACAAGGGCGCACAGATCTTCGAGGCTCTCGGCCTCAAGGACGAAATTATCGACCGCTGCTTCACGGGTACCGCTAGCCGCGTGCAGGGCGTCAGCTTCGAGGCCCTCGCTGAGGAAGCGATGCGCCGTCACGCCCTCGGCTATCCCGAGAAGCAAGCAAGCAAGCTAACGGTTCTACCCAACCCGGGTGAGTTCCACTGGCGAGCCAACGGCGAACGCCATATGTGGGACCCGCAAGCGATCGCCGACATCCAAGTCGCCGCCCGCGCTGGCAGCAAGGATGCTTACGCTCGGTTCGCCAAACACATCAACGCCGATTCACGCACTCGTTGCCAACTCCGCGGTTTGCTCACGTTCAAAGAGAAAGCGAACGGCGGACCGATTGATATTTCCGAAGTGCAACCCGCTTCGGAAATCGTCAAGCGTTTTTGCACCGGAGCGATGTCCTTCGGTTCGATCAGTGCCGAATCGCACGAGACTCTCGCCATCGCGATGAACCGTCTCGGCGGGAAGAGCAACACGGGCGAAGGAGGCGAAGACCCCAAGCGATGGACGCCCGACGAGAACGGCGACTCGCGACGCTCCGCGATCAAACAGGTCGCTTCGGGCCGTTTCGGGGTTACGATCAACTACCTGACCAACGCCGACGAGCTGCAAATAAAAATCAGCCAAGGTGCCAAGCCCGGCGAAGGGGGCGAGCTGCCAGGTCGCAAAGTCGACGAGAACATCGCCCGCATCCGCTACAGCACGCCCGGCGTCGGATTGATCAGCCCGCCACCGCATCACGATATTTATTCAATCGAGGATCTCAAGCAACTGATTCACGACTTGAAGAATGCCAACCGTGCTTCGCGAATCAGCGTGAAACTCGTCTCCGAAGTCGGCGTCGGCACGATTGCTTCCGGTGTGGCCAAGGGCTACGCGGATCACATCCTCATCTCCGGCGACGGGGGTGGCACGGGCGCGTCACCGTTGACCAGCATTAAGCACGCGGGCCTGCCGTGGGAGCTGGGCATCGCCGAGACGCACCAAACCCTCGTGATGAACGACCTCCGCAGTCGCGTTGTGCTGCAAACCGATGGTGGTTTGAAAACAGGCCGCGACGTGGTGATTGCCGCGATGCTAGGGGCCGAAGAGTTTGGCTTCTCAACCGCCCCGCTGATCACGATGGGCTGCATCATGATGCGGAAGTGTCATCTGAACACTTGCCCGGTCGGCATCGCCACGCAAGACCCGGAACTGCGCAAGAAGTTCTCCGGCAAGCCCGAACATGTTGTGAACTACCTGTTCATGGTCGCCGAAGAAGCTCGCACGCTGATGGCAGAACTGGGCTTCCGCACGATTGATGAAATGGTCGGCCGCGTCGATTGCCTGAACACTGACGAAGCGATCGAGCACTGGAAGGCCGACGGGCTAGACCTCACTGGTTTGCTCACTCCTGCGAAAAAGCCTTACCCAGAAGCAGGTACCTACTGCACGCAGGGGCAAGATCATGGTCTAGACAAGTCGCTGGACATCACCAAGCTACTCGATTTGGCCAAGCCGGCCCTCGAACGGGGCGAGAAAGTTCGCGAAGAAGTCGAAATCGTTAACACCAACCGGACCGTGGGCACAATCCTCAGCAACGAGATCGCCAAGAAGTACGGTCACGACTTGTTGCCGGACGACACGATCCATTTCAAGATCAACGGCCCCGCAGGGCAGAGTTTTGGCGCGTTCCTCGCCAAGGGCGTAACCCTCGAACTCGAAGGGGATGCCAACGACTATGTAGGCAAGGGTCTTTCCGGCGGACGGATTGTCATCTATCCGCCAAAGAACTCATCCTTCACCGCTGAGGAGCAGATCCTGGTCGGCAACGTCTGCCTCTACGGGGCGACCAGCGGCGAGGCGTTCTTCCGCGGCCGCGCGGCTGAGCGTTTCTGCGTGCGAAACTCCGGTGCCCGTACCGTGATCGAAGGCGTGGGCGACCACGGCTGCGAATACATGACCGGCGGTCGCGTGGTGATCCTCGGCCCCACAGGCCGCAACTTCGCTGCGGGCATGAGCGGCGGCGTCGCCTATGTCCATGCCCCTGATCGCGACGCGTTTCGCATCAACTGCAATCTGGGACTTGTAGAACTCGAAGACGTTATCGACGAAGAGGACATCGCCGAACTACGCGGCCTCATCGAACAACACCACGACGAAACCGAGAGCCCCGTCGCAGGCGATCTTCTAAGCCGATGGGACGAAGCACTCAGCGAATTCGTCAAAGTAATGCCGACCGATTACAAACGCGTTTTGCAAGAACGCAAAGCGGCAGAACAAAAAGTGCCGGAAGCGGTTGTTTAG
- a CDS encoding peptidylprolyl isomerase, with translation MSMSRMLSALLLLLSVPLFSANRVLAQKAAEQASTAEEPAAEATAEATAAESSEKGPEPSPEAKAAKEAFDAQHKKWEAKIGEIQAVQEKRQSARGAERDQLDKDLTKLRNEAAGLIDDIVDAGVAVYAADSAAYPRVNSTILAIAQFYLLGDANGDGGDQYERAYSLIQKMLEAGAAKDWPYLDIWGGVAAFHINEFAAAEELFGKARDADVLGPTPPNRNSRDPNTRLWQMAQDVEGRMPALKSAWDKEQEIRKKEAEADDLPRIKFTTNRGEVVIELFENEAPQAVANIITLVKKGYYDGVTFHRVLPGFMAQGGDPDGTGTGGPGYNIRSEYNKPGARKHFRGSLSMANTGRPNTGGSQFFLTFVPTSFLDGRHTVFGRVMEGMEVAASLKRRDPQERQPPKPDRIIKAEVLRDRGHEYEFEKLPE, from the coding sequence ATGTCTATGTCACGGATGTTATCCGCCTTGCTGCTATTGCTATCTGTACCTCTGTTCTCCGCGAATCGAGTCCTAGCTCAAAAAGCGGCAGAGCAGGCTTCTACTGCCGAGGAGCCCGCGGCAGAAGCTACTGCAGAAGCGACCGCTGCCGAGTCTTCTGAAAAGGGGCCCGAGCCATCCCCAGAAGCGAAGGCCGCGAAAGAGGCTTTCGATGCTCAGCATAAGAAGTGGGAAGCCAAGATCGGCGAAATCCAGGCGGTTCAAGAGAAGCGTCAGTCTGCTCGTGGTGCTGAGCGTGACCAGTTGGACAAAGATCTGACCAAGCTCCGCAATGAAGCCGCGGGGCTGATTGACGACATCGTCGACGCGGGCGTTGCCGTCTACGCCGCCGACTCGGCTGCTTACCCGCGGGTGAATAGCACGATCCTCGCGATCGCCCAGTTCTATCTGCTTGGCGACGCCAACGGCGACGGCGGCGATCAGTACGAACGCGCTTACAGCCTGATCCAGAAGATGCTCGAAGCCGGCGCTGCGAAGGATTGGCCCTATCTTGATATATGGGGCGGAGTCGCGGCGTTTCACATCAACGAATTCGCTGCCGCCGAGGAGCTCTTCGGCAAAGCACGCGACGCGGATGTCCTTGGCCCCACGCCGCCTAACCGTAATTCTCGTGACCCGAATACGCGACTCTGGCAAATGGCCCAGGATGTTGAGGGACGCATGCCCGCTTTGAAAAGTGCCTGGGATAAAGAACAAGAGATTCGCAAAAAAGAAGCGGAAGCCGATGACCTGCCACGAATCAAGTTCACGACCAATCGAGGCGAAGTCGTCATCGAGCTTTTCGAGAATGAGGCTCCCCAAGCCGTGGCCAATATCATTACGCTCGTGAAGAAAGGCTACTACGACGGAGTCACTTTCCATCGGGTCCTGCCAGGCTTCATGGCGCAAGGTGGTGATCCCGACGGCACAGGAACCGGCGGGCCGGGCTACAACATTCGCAGCGAGTACAACAAACCGGGTGCCCGTAAGCACTTCCGCGGCAGCCTCAGCATGGCCAACACAGGACGGCCCAACACGGGGGGCTCGCAATTCTTCCTTACGTTCGTGCCGACGTCGTTCCTTGATGGACGGCATACGGTTTTTGGCCGTGTCATGGAGGGCATGGAAGTCGCCGCCAGTCTCAAACGCCGCGACCCCCAGGAACGCCAACCTCCCAAGCCCGACCGCATCATTAAGGCAGAAGTCCTACGGGACCGAGGGCACGAGTATGAGTTCGAAAAGTTGCCCGAGTAG
- a CDS encoding GxxExxY protein, which translates to MHENPLSKEIVDSAYKIHTTLGPGLLESVYEVVLAHELRERGLEVIRQKPVPIEYEGLKFEEGYRLDLLVENKVIVEVKSVETIFPVHKKQLLTYLRLLDKRLGILINFNEELIKDGIKRVANGLTEE; encoded by the coding sequence ATGCATGAGAATCCATTGTCAAAGGAGATTGTTGATTCAGCCTACAAGATTCATACGACATTGGGTCCTGGCTTGTTGGAATCCGTCTACGAGGTCGTACTCGCACACGAACTAAGAGAGCGCGGGCTAGAAGTTATTCGACAGAAACCGGTACCTATCGAATACGAAGGTTTGAAATTTGAAGAAGGCTATCGTCTCGATCTGTTGGTTGAAAACAAAGTCATTGTAGAAGTGAAATCTGTCGAAACGATTTTCCCTGTCCACAAGAAACAACTACTAACCTATCTCCGTTTACTCGATAAACGTTTGGGCATCCTCATCAACTTTAACGAAGAACTAATCAAAGACGGAATCAAGAGAGTCGCCAACGGACTCACCGAAGAATAA
- a CDS encoding RsmD family RNA methyltransferase: MARSRPSKRSGKERPDKSVRSENEPAELRIIGGSFRGRKLKYHGDPVTRPMKHRVREALFNLVSVGCEGRYAIDLFAGTGALGLEALGRGCVGATFIEKHIPSARVVEENIASLEVEELANLCVTSAFLWGQRDLPMIGKLTEELPSSSFPLPPKSVPWLVFCSPPYAFFVDRQEDMLALINSLVETAPPESIFLVEADERFDFGLLPGGVKENRKDEGWDVRTYPPAVVGVWEKTA, translated from the coding sequence ATGGCTCGCTCCCGTCCCTCAAAACGATCTGGCAAAGAGCGACCCGACAAAAGTGTTCGCTCAGAGAACGAGCCGGCCGAGCTGCGGATCATCGGCGGGAGTTTCCGTGGGCGGAAGCTGAAGTACCACGGCGATCCGGTTACGCGGCCTATGAAGCACCGGGTCCGTGAAGCGCTTTTTAATCTCGTGAGCGTCGGTTGCGAAGGACGCTATGCGATCGATCTTTTCGCGGGGACAGGTGCGCTCGGGCTGGAGGCCCTTGGTCGCGGGTGCGTCGGCGCGACCTTTATCGAGAAGCATATCCCCTCGGCACGTGTCGTCGAAGAGAACATTGCGTCGCTGGAAGTTGAAGAGCTCGCAAACCTTTGCGTCACGAGCGCCTTCCTCTGGGGGCAGCGAGACTTGCCGATGATCGGAAAGTTGACCGAGGAGCTTCCATCTTCCTCTTTCCCGCTCCCGCCCAAGAGTGTTCCTTGGCTAGTTTTTTGCAGTCCGCCTTATGCGTTCTTTGTGGATCGCCAAGAGGACATGCTCGCGTTGATCAATTCGCTGGTCGAAACGGCACCACCTGAAAGTATCTTTCTCGTGGAAGCGGACGAGCGATTCGACTTCGGCTTGCTTCCCGGTGGCGTCAAAGAGAATCGCAAAGACGAGGGCTGGGACGTGCGGACCTATCCGCCGGCAGTGGTGGGAGTGTGGGAAAAGACCGCTTGA
- a CDS encoding alpha/beta hydrolase, with protein sequence MFNPIWPADHPANHQEEIEHKETPEWMTRVQNAPAMRTYLPEEEKANGTAVLILPGGGYGGVSLKNEGYPVAEWFQERGVAAFILKYRCGGGQNQQPAPLEDAQRAMQLIAECAQEHGYRADRIGVIGFSAGGHLASCVSTMAGDDDPKAAFAVLVYPVISMEFQTAHAGSRKNLLGKEPSDELVQRYTTWKHVNETTPPTLLIHSSDDKAVTTEHPILYYQQLIKHKVPAELHIFARGGHGYGLMPGERSFRKWPELMERWLKERALLNEPK encoded by the coding sequence ATGTTTAACCCGATTTGGCCTGCTGATCATCCGGCGAATCATCAGGAGGAGATCGAACATAAAGAAACGCCCGAGTGGATGACGCGCGTGCAGAACGCACCGGCGATGCGCACTTACTTGCCGGAGGAGGAGAAGGCCAATGGCACTGCGGTGTTAATACTGCCCGGGGGCGGTTACGGAGGGGTTTCACTCAAGAATGAAGGCTACCCAGTGGCTGAGTGGTTTCAGGAGCGAGGCGTTGCGGCGTTTATCTTGAAGTATCGATGTGGTGGAGGGCAGAACCAGCAGCCGGCTCCGCTGGAAGACGCCCAGCGTGCCATGCAGCTTATCGCCGAGTGTGCCCAGGAGCACGGCTATCGGGCCGACCGCATCGGTGTGATTGGCTTCTCCGCAGGAGGGCACTTGGCGTCTTGCGTCTCAACCATGGCTGGCGACGACGATCCCAAAGCGGCCTTTGCGGTACTCGTTTACCCAGTGATTTCGATGGAGTTCCAAACAGCCCACGCCGGTTCGCGAAAGAACCTCCTTGGCAAAGAACCGAGCGACGAGCTCGTTCAGCGCTACACCACATGGAAGCACGTCAACGAGACGACGCCTCCTACGTTGTTGATTCACTCCAGCGACGACAAAGCGGTAACGACCGAACACCCGATTCTGTACTACCAGCAGCTCATCAAGCATAAAGTCCCCGCGGAACTGCACATCTTCGCCCGCGGCGGGCATGGCTATGGCCTAATGCCAGGCGAGCGGAGTTTCCGCAAGTGGCCCGAACTGATGGAACGCTGGTTGAAAGAACGGGCGTTACTCAACGAGCCCAAATAG
- a CDS encoding DUF1559 domain-containing protein, with amino-acid sequence MSTRKRGFTLVELLVVIAIIGVLVGLLLPAVQAAREAARRNSCTNNLKQITLALTNHESIAGHYPASYKLDPGTALVTNNGSWSIQARLLPFLEQGSAFATINFDLPWDDPENRASGVPTLRVPTYICPSEANDQVRIKNGEEFVYPHTYGGNFGRWFVFDPQDSSREGDGIFYVNAEVRAAQVTDGLSNTLAFAEVKAFTPYIRNTPDPGPAIPDEPNQLPMSGQEKLGPEVNNNTGHTEWPDGRVHHSGFTTVFTPNTFVRFEKDGLVYDIDVNSRKEGDNATDATYAAITSRSYHPSGVNVSRLDGSVQYVSDDIAIEVWRAFSTRAGSEVVELPL; translated from the coding sequence ATGTCGACGAGAAAGCGTGGATTCACTTTGGTTGAACTCTTGGTTGTGATCGCAATTATCGGTGTCCTGGTGGGGCTGTTGCTACCAGCAGTGCAAGCCGCCCGAGAAGCCGCTCGGCGGAATTCCTGCACGAACAACCTCAAGCAAATCACCCTCGCCTTAACCAATCACGAATCAATCGCGGGGCACTACCCAGCAAGCTACAAGCTCGACCCAGGGACGGCATTGGTCACAAATAATGGCTCTTGGTCGATTCAAGCACGTTTGCTGCCGTTTCTCGAACAGGGCTCAGCCTTTGCGACGATCAACTTCGATCTCCCCTGGGACGATCCTGAAAATCGCGCCAGCGGGGTGCCGACGCTTCGCGTGCCAACCTACATTTGTCCGAGCGAGGCGAACGACCAGGTCCGCATCAAGAACGGGGAAGAGTTCGTTTACCCACACACGTACGGAGGCAACTTCGGTCGTTGGTTTGTGTTCGACCCACAGGATTCCTCACGTGAAGGGGACGGCATCTTCTACGTGAACGCCGAGGTCCGTGCCGCGCAAGTGACCGACGGGCTGAGCAACACGCTCGCTTTTGCCGAGGTGAAGGCGTTCACACCGTACATCAGAAACACGCCTGATCCAGGGCCAGCCATCCCCGACGAACCCAATCAACTGCCCATGTCGGGGCAAGAGAAGCTGGGACCCGAGGTGAACAACAACACTGGCCATACCGAATGGCCCGACGGACGCGTCCATCACAGCGGATTCACGACCGTGTTCACACCAAATACGTTCGTTCGCTTCGAAAAGGACGGCCTCGTTTACGACATCGACGTGAACTCCCGCAAGGAAGGGGATAACGCCACCGACGCCACTTACGCGGCGATCACCTCACGTAGCTACCATCCTAGCGGAGTGAATGTGTCGCGGCTGGATGGCTCGGTTCAATACGTTAGCGATGATATTGCTATCGAGGTTTGGCGAGCCTTCTCAACCCGGGCGGGTAGCGAAGTGGTGGAATTGCCGCTGTAA